A stretch of DNA from Mycobacterium senriense:
TACCCCTGAACTGCGAGTACGGAATTACCCGTCGATTGACAAGTTGCGGTCGGACCATCCGTCCACGAGACCGACAAAAGTAGGCTCAGTGCCTATGTCGGTGGCGGCGCGGGTGAGCTCCGCGGTATTCGCGTTGCTGCTATTGGCAATTCCCGGTGCCGGGGTGGTCGGCGCAGAGCCGGCCGCACCCGACACAAACCAATCGGGCGCACGAATGGTCGGCTGGGACACCTACCGCCGATTGGACCGATTGCCCTATTTGAACCCCGGTTCGCAGACTCTGCAGGTATCGAGCTTTGACCGCAGCGGCGGCGATTTCGACATGTCCACCGGCAATCGCAACGGCATTGGCGGGTGCCTGGGAACCGGCGGTGCCGGCTGCATCATCGCGGAGGATCACGATGCCGGAGAAATCGATTCGATCTGGCTGACCCGCGATGGCGGCAATGTGCGAGCACTCGGAAACATCCGCATCGAGCTGGACGGGCAGGCCGTTGTAGACACACCATTGCAATCGCTGGTCGACGGCAAGGCGGGGGCCCCGTTCGTATGGCCGCTGGTGGCCAACGCCGCACAATCGCCGGGCGGCGTCTACATCAAGGTACCGATGCCCTACCGGCGCTCGATGCGGGTCAGCGTCACATCGCATTTGGAGTATTACCACGTCGACTATCGGCAGTTTCCCGATGGCGACGGGGTGAACACGTTCTCACCATCCGATCCCGCGCTCGATGTGCTGGACACGCTCAAGTCGGCCGGTGCGGTTGACCCCAAACCGGCGGCAGCCGGCGCGGCGCACAGCACTCGGGTCAGCGACCTGGCCGCCGGCGCCGCGCAAACCATCGCCGAATCGACTGGCTCGGCCAGCATCTCGGAGCTGCGGCTGCAACTGCCCGAATCAGCTGCGGAACGGCTGGGCGACTTGCGGCTGCAGATTGAGTTCGACGGCCGAACCATGGTCGACTCGCCACTCGGGGAATTCTTCGGTGCAGGCCTCGGTATGAACCCCGTGCGATCGTTGATGTTCGGGACCAGCGCCCAACCAGATGGATCGTGGGTGTTATGCGATTGGTGGCCAATGCCTTTCGCGCAGTCGGCCCGTGTCACACTCGTCAACGCCGGCGCCACCCCGGTCATGGGCGTAGTCAGCGACGTCGTCACCACACCCGACCCCCAATGGGCGCCCGCGTTGACCAGCGGCCGCGCCGGCTACTTCACCGCGCGCTCGCACGCCGGGCCGACGGCCGCGGGCCAGGACTGGGTGTTCGCCGAGGAACAGGGACGCGGCAAATTCGTCGGCGTCAGTCACACCATTCGCGGCTTTCGAACCAGGACGGCGTTCAGCGATGACGCCCCCTACTTTCTCGAAGGCGCCGAGCGGGTGTACACCGACGGCGCCGCCTCCCCGCAGTGGTACGGCACCGGCACCGAGGACCTCTACGAGGGCGGGTGGTACTTCAAGAACGGCACCCACTTCAGTGACCCACTCAACGGCCAGCCCGATCAACGCACCGCTACGGGCGGCTGCGCCGACTACTGCGTCGCCATGTACCGGATCATGCTGGCCGAGGCGATCGGCTACCACTCCGGGATCCGATTCGGCATCGAGCACGGGAAGAGGAATATGGTCCAACCCGATTACGGCTCAACCGCATTTCTCTACACGCAGCCCGACGCCGGCATCACCGCCGGCGACGACGTCGGCCCCACCGATCCCGCAAATCGAGTCCTGCACGGCTACGCCGATTC
This window harbors:
- a CDS encoding glycoside hydrolase family 172 protein encodes the protein MSVAARVSSAVFALLLLAIPGAGVVGAEPAAPDTNQSGARMVGWDTYRRLDRLPYLNPGSQTLQVSSFDRSGGDFDMSTGNRNGIGGCLGTGGAGCIIAEDHDAGEIDSIWLTRDGGNVRALGNIRIELDGQAVVDTPLQSLVDGKAGAPFVWPLVANAAQSPGGVYIKVPMPYRRSMRVSVTSHLEYYHVDYRQFPDGDGVNTFSPSDPALDVLDTLKSAGAVDPKPAAAGAAHSTRVSDLAAGAAQTIAESTGSASISELRLQLPESAAERLGDLRLQIEFDGRTMVDSPLGEFFGAGLGMNPVRSLMFGTSAQPDGSWVLCDWWPMPFAQSARVTLVNAGATPVMGVVSDVVTTPDPQWAPALTSGRAGYFTARSHAGPTAAGQDWVFAEEQGRGKFVGVSHTIRGFRTRTAFSDDAPYFLEGAERVYTDGAASPQWYGTGTEDLYEGGWYFKNGTHFSDPLNGQPDQRTATGGCADYCVAMYRIMLAEAIGYHSGIRFGIEHGKRNMVQPDYGSTAFLYTQPDAGITAGDDVGPTDPANRVLHGYADSDATDQLLVSEYEGTQDTLPVVGSVRTTQGPITFHVQIDPDNHGVLLRRTSDQATGFQSADVAVDGVSTGNWLQPRSNTFHRWLDDTYLVPQSATAGKAQVTVTLTPTADSPLWTASRYHVDTVTGPSG